The following are encoded in a window of Gramella sp. MT6 genomic DNA:
- a CDS encoding type 1 glutamine amidotransferase domain-containing protein, with product MKYLLILALGFSAITANSQKEKETNNLKTEKTMKVLFVLTSHDELGDTGEKTGFWVEEFASPYYTLLDKGADITVATPKGGKAPIDPNSDTEDNQTEATKRFHKDEAAQKVINTTKKLSEVKAEGFDAVFYPGGHGPLWDLANDKTSIELIETFNRQEKPIAFVCHAPAALKEVKGTDGEPLVKGKKVTGFTNTEEKAVELTDVVPFLVEDMLKKNGGIYSKGDDWAEYVLVDGNLITGQNPASSELVAEKLYAKLK from the coding sequence ATGAAGTATTTATTAATTCTGGCTTTGGGTTTTAGCGCTATTACCGCGAACAGCCAGAAAGAGAAAGAAACTAATAACTTAAAAACAGAAAAGACTATGAAAGTATTATTTGTATTAACATCGCATGACGAACTTGGCGACACAGGAGAAAAAACCGGGTTCTGGGTAGAGGAATTTGCCAGCCCGTATTACACTTTACTGGACAAAGGTGCAGATATCACCGTGGCCACACCAAAAGGTGGAAAAGCTCCAATAGATCCAAACAGTGATACCGAAGACAATCAAACGGAAGCCACAAAGCGTTTTCACAAAGATGAAGCCGCGCAAAAAGTGATCAATACCACGAAGAAATTATCTGAAGTGAAAGCCGAAGGTTTCGATGCAGTTTTCTATCCAGGTGGACACGGACCGCTTTGGGACCTTGCTAATGACAAAACTTCTATCGAACTGATAGAAACATTTAACCGTCAGGAAAAGCCTATCGCTTTTGTTTGCCACGCACCTGCTGCCTTGAAAGAGGTAAAAGGAACCGACGGTGAGCCACTGGTAAAAGGGAAAAAAGTTACCGGATTCACCAACACCGAGGAAAAAGCTGTGGAATTGACAGATGTTGTGCCTTTCCTTGTTGAGGATATGCTGAAGAAGAACGGCGGAATTTACTCAAAAGGTGACGACTGGGCAGAATATGTTCTTGTAGATGGAAATCTTATTACCGGTCAAAACCCGGCTTCTTCAGAACTTGTTGCTGAAAAATTATATGCCAAGTTGAAATAG
- a CDS encoding DUF2892 domain-containing protein has translation MKKNMGKTDKIIRLLIAVALLIIYANGMVEGTLGIIFLVLAGILVLTSMMSFCPLYSPFDIHTNKGKDKAAL, from the coding sequence ATGAAAAAGAACATGGGAAAAACCGATAAGATTATCAGGTTATTAATTGCAGTTGCCTTACTTATCATTTACGCCAATGGCATGGTTGAAGGCACCTTGGGGATTATATTTCTGGTACTGGCCGGCATCCTGGTACTAACCAGTATGATGAGTTTTTGTCCGCTATATAGCCCTTTCGATATCCACACCAATAAAGGCAAGGATAAGGCGGCATTATAA
- a CDS encoding transglutaminase domain-containing protein, whose product MKINYKKERQLNLQIAYDDKSNDAFLKQLKEYNDLETLIEKGNGDFQNILRVISWVSSRWEDDASILKKGGKTSKIFRKAIGTNNPRGIEYSYILKACLRSLGYTIRTIFLESKDRKDLKKGEKHIFFEIYLSDQEKWFLIDPQFDIIIKKNGVPLNAVEFQQVLLNEEELEIDNSSDLIDSIDYLEWIGPYLFYFTTSLNNGRISLCDRISGNKKRLILVPINENPPRYFKNLMKMRISLVTHSITDFYPQLNN is encoded by the coding sequence ATGAAGATTAATTATAAAAAGGAAAGGCAATTAAACCTGCAAATAGCTTACGACGATAAATCTAACGATGCTTTTTTAAAGCAGCTTAAAGAATATAATGATCTGGAAACCCTTATTGAAAAGGGTAATGGAGATTTTCAGAATATTTTAAGGGTAATTTCATGGGTATCCTCCAGGTGGGAGGATGATGCATCTATCCTTAAGAAGGGAGGTAAAACAAGTAAAATTTTCAGAAAGGCGATTGGCACCAATAATCCAAGAGGGATCGAATATAGTTACATATTAAAGGCCTGTCTACGTTCACTTGGATATACTATCAGGACCATATTTTTAGAATCTAAAGACCGGAAAGACCTTAAAAAGGGAGAAAAACACATTTTCTTTGAAATTTATTTAAGCGATCAGGAAAAATGGTTTCTAATAGATCCCCAATTTGACATTATCATCAAGAAAAACGGAGTGCCGCTTAATGCCGTTGAATTTCAACAGGTTCTATTAAATGAAGAGGAATTAGAAATAGATAACTCTTCAGATCTTATAGATAGCATAGATTACCTCGAATGGATAGGTCCTTATCTATTCTATTTCACCACTAGTCTTAATAACGGAAGAATTAGCCTTTGCGACAGGATCTCTGGAAATAAAAAACGACTTATCCTGGTCCCGATAAATGAAAATCCTCCCAGGTATTTTAAGAACTTGATGAAAATGCGTATCAGTTTGGTAACCCATTCCATCACGGATTTTTATCCCCAATTGAACAATTAA
- the katG gene encoding catalase/peroxidase HPI, translating to MSSSNSNNPDNHKVWQVNESSKCPFMGGALKNTAGAGTSNRDWWPNQLNLRILRQHSSLSDPMDPDFNYAEEFKKLDLKEVKQDLFDLMKDSQDWWPADYGHYGPFFIRMAWHSAGTYRIGDGRGGAGSGSQRFAPLNSWPDNANLDKARLLLWPVKKKYGKKISWADLMILAGNCALESMGLETFGFAGGREDIWEPEEDIYWGSEGEWLGNKERYSGDHELENPLGATHMGLIYVNPEGPNGNPDPVAAARDIRETFGRMAMNDYETVALIAGGHTFGKTHGAADAEEYVGHEPAGSSIEEMGLGWKNKFESGMGEHTITSGIEGAWTDSPTQWSNKFFDNLFKYEWECIKGPGGAYQWQPKDGAGAGTVPDAHNPSKTHAPFMLTTDLSLRMDPDYEKISRHFYENPDEFADAFARAWYKLTHRDMGPISRYLGPEVPDEELIWQDPIPAVDHELIESNDISTLKGKILDSGLSISELVTTAWASASTFRGSDKRGGANGARLRLAPQRNWEVNNPSQLKKVIETYEKLQDDFNSAQSGNKKVSLADLIVLGGCAGIERAARKAGHDITVPFKPGRADATQEQTDVEAFEPLEPNADGFRNYFRNRDNVSASPEELLLDRAQLLTLTAPEMTVLVGGLRVLNANYDGSKKGVFTDRPETLTNDFFVNLLDMMTTWKSTSEAETEFEGSDRRTGDNKWTASRVDLIFGSNSELRAISEVYGTSDAQEKLLKDFVKAWDKVMNLDRFDLK from the coding sequence ATGTCAAGTAGCAATTCAAATAATCCAGATAACCACAAAGTCTGGCAGGTAAATGAATCAAGTAAATGCCCTTTTATGGGAGGAGCATTAAAGAATACTGCCGGCGCGGGAACTTCAAACCGCGATTGGTGGCCAAATCAGCTTAACCTTAGAATCCTTCGTCAACATTCTTCACTAAGTGATCCAATGGATCCGGATTTTAATTATGCTGAAGAGTTTAAAAAACTGGACCTAAAAGAAGTTAAACAGGATCTTTTTGACCTAATGAAAGATTCTCAGGATTGGTGGCCTGCAGATTATGGTCATTACGGACCATTCTTTATAAGAATGGCCTGGCACAGCGCAGGTACGTATAGAATAGGTGATGGCCGTGGAGGTGCTGGATCTGGAAGTCAGCGTTTCGCGCCGCTTAACAGTTGGCCAGATAACGCCAACCTGGATAAGGCACGTTTATTATTATGGCCAGTCAAAAAGAAATATGGCAAAAAGATCTCCTGGGCAGACCTTATGATCCTTGCCGGGAACTGCGCTCTGGAATCTATGGGGCTTGAAACCTTTGGTTTTGCAGGCGGCCGTGAAGATATCTGGGAGCCTGAAGAAGATATTTACTGGGGTTCCGAAGGTGAATGGTTAGGAAATAAAGAACGTTATTCCGGAGATCATGAACTGGAAAATCCGCTGGGTGCTACCCATATGGGATTGATCTATGTGAATCCGGAAGGACCAAATGGAAATCCAGATCCTGTAGCTGCAGCTCGTGATATTCGTGAAACATTCGGAAGAATGGCCATGAACGATTATGAGACCGTTGCATTAATTGCAGGTGGACATACTTTTGGAAAGACCCATGGAGCTGCCGATGCTGAAGAATATGTAGGTCATGAACCTGCCGGTTCAAGTATTGAAGAAATGGGACTTGGCTGGAAGAATAAATTCGAAAGCGGAATGGGTGAACATACCATTACCAGTGGTATTGAAGGTGCCTGGACCGATTCTCCAACACAATGGAGCAACAAATTTTTTGATAACCTGTTCAAATATGAATGGGAATGCATTAAAGGGCCAGGTGGTGCTTACCAATGGCAACCTAAAGATGGAGCCGGTGCCGGAACTGTACCTGATGCGCATAACCCTTCGAAAACGCATGCTCCGTTTATGCTAACCACAGATCTTTCTTTGAGAATGGATCCTGATTACGAAAAAATATCAAGACATTTTTATGAGAATCCAGATGAATTTGCAGATGCTTTTGCCCGTGCCTGGTATAAGCTTACGCACCGTGATATGGGGCCAATTTCAAGATATCTTGGACCAGAGGTTCCAGATGAAGAATTGATCTGGCAGGATCCAATCCCGGCGGTAGATCATGAATTGATCGAATCAAATGATATCTCTACCTTAAAAGGTAAGATCCTGGATTCCGGATTATCAATTTCAGAGCTCGTAACTACGGCCTGGGCTTCGGCTTCAACTTTCCGAGGTTCAGATAAAAGAGGAGGAGCCAATGGAGCAAGACTTCGTTTGGCGCCACAAAGAAACTGGGAAGTGAATAATCCTTCTCAATTGAAAAAGGTGATAGAGACCTACGAAAAGCTTCAGGATGATTTTAATAGTGCCCAGTCTGGAAACAAAAAAGTTTCCCTGGCAGATCTTATTGTACTGGGTGGTTGTGCCGGTATTGAAAGGGCCGCCAGGAAAGCCGGTCATGATATTACCGTGCCTTTCAAACCTGGTCGAGCAGATGCCACGCAGGAGCAAACAGATGTTGAAGCTTTTGAGCCTTTAGAGCCAAATGCAGATGGTTTCAGAAATTATTTCAGAAACCGTGATAATGTTTCGGCTTCTCCAGAGGAATTGTTGTTAGACCGTGCGCAACTGCTAACGCTAACTGCACCAGAGATGACCGTTCTTGTTGGAGGACTTCGTGTTCTGAATGCTAATTATGATGGTTCTAAGAAAGGTGTATTTACAGACCGCCCGGAAACTTTAACCAACGATTTCTTTGTGAATCTACTCGATATGATGACCACCTGGAAATCGACTTCAGAAGCTGAAACTGAATTTGAAGGAAGTGACCGAAGAACCGGAGATAATAAATGGACCGCAAGTCGTGTAGATCTAATCTTTGGATCGAACTCCGAATTAAGAGCTATATCTGAAGTTTATGGAACCAGCGATGCGCAGGAAAAATTGCTGAAAGATTTTGTAAAAGCCTGGGATAAGGTGATGAACCTGGACAGGTTTGACTTGAAATAA
- a CDS encoding proline iminopeptidase-family hydrolase, translated as MLILIVTFSSCQEKEEIPSEGLIEVNGGKVWYRINGDSDKTPLLILHGGPGSSSYGQEPLMEISGKRPVIFYDQLGSGRSDRITDTTLMTVERYIEEVEQVRKALDLEKLYLYGQSWGTALSLEYYLQYPEHVKGIIFSSPYFSTKRWIKDANELVKTLPDSIQKIIRTNEKNKTFSNQEYKDAVDLFYGKFLRRKERSPEVADTASNYFGTNVYEYMWGPSEFTATGTLLNYDRIDKLQEVEVPVLFITGEYDEARPETVKYYQSLVPNSGYKEISNSGHATLNDNPEEALEAIEEFLENTDQE; from the coding sequence ATGTTAATACTCATAGTGACGTTCTCCTCCTGCCAGGAAAAGGAAGAAATCCCTTCTGAAGGTCTCATCGAGGTAAACGGCGGCAAGGTGTGGTATCGCATTAATGGAGATTCAGATAAGACCCCGCTCCTAATTCTTCATGGTGGCCCCGGTTCTTCGAGTTACGGCCAGGAACCTTTAATGGAAATAAGCGGTAAGAGGCCGGTTATTTTTTATGATCAGTTAGGCAGCGGAAGATCAGACAGGATCACCGATACTACTCTTATGACCGTGGAAAGATATATTGAAGAGGTGGAGCAGGTTAGAAAGGCCCTTGACCTTGAGAAATTATACCTTTACGGACAATCCTGGGGAACGGCCTTAAGCCTGGAATACTATTTACAATATCCTGAACATGTAAAAGGCATCATTTTCAGTAGTCCGTATTTCAGCACCAAACGCTGGATAAAGGATGCCAATGAACTGGTAAAGACCCTGCCAGATTCTATTCAGAAAATTATTAGGACCAACGAAAAGAATAAGACCTTCAGCAACCAGGAATATAAAGATGCCGTGGACCTGTTTTACGGTAAATTTTTAAGAAGGAAAGAAAGATCTCCGGAAGTCGCCGATACAGCTTCAAATTATTTTGGCACCAATGTCTATGAATACATGTGGGGACCCAGCGAATTCACTGCTACCGGAACGCTTTTGAATTATGACAGGATCGATAAGCTTCAAGAAGTTGAAGTTCCCGTGCTATTTATAACCGGCGAATATGATGAAGCAAGACCTGAAACGGTAAAATATTATCAAAGTCTGGTTCCAAATTCCGGTTATAAGGAGATCAGCAATTCCGGCCATGCTACCCTAAATGATAATCCGGAAGAAGCGCTTGAAGCAATAGAAGAATTCCTTGAGAATACCGATCAGGAGTAG
- a CDS encoding ABC transporter ATP-binding protein, protein MILKLENISKSYAKKPVLKDVSFQLEEGTLTGIVGENGSGKSTLMRIIAGDISGNRGKVQKNGKTGYCPQEPILFPEITVQEHFRYFSAAYYIEPEVLNERVEVLLEHFNYRKYYKTRISKLSGGTRQKLNLSIALLHEPELLILDEPYNGFDWDTYLKFWDYTKSLKEKGCAVLVVSHLISEKKKFDRIYKLENGILR, encoded by the coding sequence ATGATCCTGAAATTAGAGAACATATCTAAATCCTATGCTAAAAAGCCAGTGCTAAAGGATGTTTCTTTTCAATTGGAAGAGGGAACTCTAACCGGAATTGTAGGTGAGAACGGTTCAGGCAAATCTACCTTAATGCGAATTATCGCGGGAGATATTAGTGGCAACAGGGGAAAGGTTCAGAAGAATGGTAAAACAGGTTATTGCCCACAGGAACCTATACTCTTTCCTGAAATCACTGTGCAGGAACATTTCAGATACTTCTCTGCAGCATATTATATTGAACCGGAAGTTTTAAATGAGAGAGTGGAAGTACTTCTTGAACATTTCAACTACCGTAAGTATTACAAGACAAGGATTAGCAAATTAAGCGGGGGTACCCGGCAAAAACTCAATCTATCCATTGCCCTGCTCCATGAGCCAGAACTCCTGATCCTGGATGAACCTTATAACGGCTTTGATTGGGATACTTATCTTAAGTTCTGGGATTACACCAAAAGTCTTAAGGAGAAAGGATGTGCCGTTTTGGTGGTATCACATCTAATAAGTGAAAAGAAAAAATTTGACCGGATATATAAACTTGAAAATGGAATCCTGAGATGA
- a CDS encoding prolipoprotein diacylglyceryl transferase family protein, whose protein sequence is MKTLTTFTGKFLYAITFLVIIPVILWLWAKYTEELISFPAIGSENAGWAFFIGGWLLMIWGMYSLKVYGKGLPMNAYPPEKLVNKEAYRFLRHPIYWGFGILLTGFFILTNSASGLWLVTPITILCMVALVMGFEAIDLKRRFPDQTITTFFELPENSKENPGITQRLASLFLVTVPLLICNFLISRVIDFDIPTSFEMQLKLPSFTQNEYLPLLGIGFLLVTPFLLKTKRLLRHWTISGLLGLSFYIFGAFLYPEIVAVYVAPYNSIVYLVPVFLLLISLKAIFKQSKGLGILFGLIALILVILQISYTFSAVLTLSVSLIIFLFADNYFEIWVLLKNMAEEIANSWNEWVFGNVRIINHGFYVGFGSFLGILIAGILVGDFYAWGILIFAVVVIIFSALWAQVIEGSEKLKRPYGYYGALVGIIFASLVVWLMGYNVWVLIGVISVIMPWVQAIGRFRCLVNGCCHGKQVHNPDIGIRYYHNRSRVCGISHMKGELLHPTPLYSMIWLFLVGLVLLSLWNNGFSMSFIFGLYLILTSIGRFVEEAYRGEVQTPIIKGLRLYQWTAIISFAIGIVMTCIPVNTVITTSNFGWETVLSAVCGGLFTTFAMGVDFPNSNARFSRLV, encoded by the coding sequence ATGAAAACACTAACAACATTTACAGGTAAATTTCTGTATGCCATTACTTTTCTCGTCATAATTCCCGTTATTTTATGGCTTTGGGCAAAGTACACTGAAGAGCTTATAAGTTTTCCTGCCATTGGTTCTGAAAATGCCGGGTGGGCATTTTTTATTGGTGGATGGTTGCTCATGATCTGGGGAATGTACTCTCTCAAGGTCTACGGAAAAGGACTCCCTATGAATGCCTATCCCCCCGAAAAACTGGTAAATAAAGAAGCTTACCGGTTTCTTCGCCATCCTATTTATTGGGGCTTTGGAATTCTATTGACAGGGTTCTTTATTTTAACCAATTCAGCAAGCGGACTCTGGCTGGTAACCCCAATCACAATCCTTTGTATGGTAGCCCTTGTAATGGGATTTGAAGCTATCGATCTTAAAAGAAGATTTCCAGATCAAACTATCACTACATTTTTTGAACTCCCGGAAAACTCAAAAGAAAATCCAGGAATAACGCAACGCCTGGCCTCACTGTTTTTGGTAACAGTCCCATTACTTATTTGTAATTTTTTAATTTCCAGGGTCATTGATTTTGATATTCCTACCAGCTTTGAAATGCAATTAAAATTGCCATCTTTTACTCAAAATGAGTATCTACCTCTTTTAGGAATCGGTTTTTTACTGGTCACACCTTTTCTTCTTAAAACCAAAAGACTTTTGCGGCATTGGACAATTTCCGGACTACTAGGTTTGAGTTTTTATATTTTCGGTGCTTTCCTCTATCCGGAAATAGTAGCAGTATACGTTGCTCCTTATAATTCTATTGTTTACCTGGTGCCTGTTTTCCTATTGCTAATTTCATTAAAAGCCATTTTCAAACAATCAAAAGGTTTAGGAATACTCTTTGGCCTTATTGCTCTTATTCTGGTCATTCTGCAAATAAGCTATACGTTTTCGGCGGTGCTTACCTTAAGCGTCTCTTTGATCATTTTCCTTTTTGCCGATAATTATTTCGAGATCTGGGTCTTATTAAAAAATATGGCTGAAGAAATAGCTAATTCCTGGAATGAATGGGTATTTGGCAATGTGAGGATCATAAACCACGGTTTTTATGTTGGTTTCGGAAGTTTCCTGGGTATTCTGATCGCGGGAATTTTAGTAGGAGATTTTTATGCCTGGGGAATCTTGATCTTCGCGGTAGTTGTGATCATCTTTTCGGCACTATGGGCACAGGTCATTGAAGGTTCTGAAAAACTTAAAAGGCCCTATGGCTATTATGGCGCACTGGTAGGAATTATTTTTGCCAGCCTGGTAGTCTGGTTAATGGGATATAATGTTTGGGTGCTTATTGGTGTGATCTCTGTGATTATGCCGTGGGTGCAGGCTATTGGCAGATTCCGTTGCCTGGTAAACGGCTGTTGTCATGGAAAACAGGTTCATAATCCTGACATTGGAATCAGATATTATCATAATCGCTCTAGAGTTTGTGGTATCTCTCATATGAAAGGTGAACTTCTTCATCCCACCCCGCTTTATTCGATGATTTGGCTGTTTTTGGTCGGATTAGTTTTACTATCCCTTTGGAATAATGGCTTCTCAATGTCCTTTATTTTTGGTCTTTATCTAATTCTCACAAGTATTGGCAGATTTGTAGAGGAAGCTTATAGAGGTGAAGTTCAAACGCCCATTATAAAAGGTCTTCGGTTATATCAATGGACCGCTATAATATCATTTGCTATCGGAATTGTGATGACCTGTATTCCTGTAAATACGGTGATCACAACATCCAATTTTGGATGGGAAACTGTTTTATCGGCTGTATGCGGCGGACTGTTCACGACTTTTGCCATGGGAGTTGATTTTCCCAATTCCAATGCGCGATTTTCTAGACTGGTGTAG
- a CDS encoding TetR/AcrR family transcriptional regulator, producing the protein MNISSKSEIKRKALIAATIELVNNHGFHATPMSKIAKIAGVSAGTIYLYFENKQDLVNQVYLEVKAAFTSFAFRNYDESMSVEKGFEIIWKNIAEFKLQEVEEAYFLSQCDNTPIVDEPGRQEGLKHLQPLLDLWEKGQEQGIIKQVSPYSLYAFSIYPVAFLMNMQQRGVYQLTPEHIEDAYKMAWHSIKN; encoded by the coding sequence ATGAACATTTCCTCAAAATCTGAAATAAAAAGAAAGGCATTAATAGCTGCTACTATTGAGCTGGTGAATAACCATGGTTTCCATGCAACCCCCATGTCTAAGATCGCAAAAATAGCCGGAGTTTCTGCAGGGACCATATACCTGTATTTCGAGAATAAACAGGATCTCGTCAATCAGGTTTACCTGGAGGTAAAAGCTGCCTTTACAAGTTTTGCGTTCAGAAATTATGATGAAAGTATGAGCGTGGAAAAAGGATTTGAGATCATCTGGAAGAATATAGCAGAATTCAAATTACAGGAAGTTGAAGAGGCTTATTTTCTTTCGCAATGCGATAACACCCCCATAGTTGATGAACCGGGCAGGCAAGAAGGTTTAAAACACTTGCAGCCACTACTGGATCTTTGGGAAAAAGGACAGGAACAGGGAATCATTAAACAGGTTTCTCCTTATTCCCTGTATGCTTTTAGCATCTATCCGGTTGCTTTTCTCATGAACATGCAGCAGCGTGGAGTTTATCAACTCACACCAGAACATATAGAAGATGCTTATAAGATGGCATGGCACAGTATTAAAAATTAA
- a CDS encoding class 1 isoprenoid biosynthesis enzyme has protein sequence MALQVRDVKDLRRMRKRVFQQMLETRGWKYRSFLRYLRLFKYAAFAPTRGSFLEYYYVLMRYLDDIVDGDISLPEGYQSESAYISDKIKFSLNPVNPQDEADHMLLYCFEIAARFNENFQEETADILNSLLFDAKRRGKLTVFSRSELEHHFHVLDIRGTIRATLKVFNDDPDKYLLLEPLGTACRYQYDMEDIEADLAAGYVNIPQEDCEELGIEKTDLRDASSPKIQEWLYKHAREGMKLLQKHRELLPEGNFSLIEKYTFLLVYELPARKVFQKFISETQLESIDHEKIEYSSE, from the coding sequence ATGGCATTACAAGTTAGGGATGTGAAAGATCTAAGACGAATGCGCAAGCGCGTGTTCCAGCAAATGCTGGAGACAAGGGGCTGGAAATACCGTAGTTTTTTACGATACCTTCGTCTTTTTAAATATGCTGCTTTTGCCCCAACAAGAGGCAGCTTCCTGGAGTACTATTATGTTTTGATGCGCTACCTTGATGATATCGTAGATGGCGATATTTCCTTACCTGAAGGTTACCAAAGTGAGAGTGCCTACATTTCTGATAAAATAAAATTTTCCCTAAACCCTGTGAATCCGCAAGATGAGGCAGATCATATGTTGCTTTATTGTTTTGAGATCGCAGCGAGGTTCAATGAAAATTTTCAGGAAGAAACTGCAGACATTCTTAATTCACTTTTATTTGACGCGAAGAGAAGAGGAAAATTGACAGTTTTTTCCAGAAGCGAATTAGAGCATCACTTTCATGTATTGGATATAAGGGGAACCATACGGGCTACCTTAAAGGTCTTCAATGATGACCCTGATAAATATCTTCTGCTGGAACCCTTAGGTACAGCCTGCAGATATCAATATGATATGGAAGATATCGAGGCCGATCTTGCTGCGGGTTATGTGAATATTCCACAGGAGGACTGTGAAGAGCTGGGTATTGAGAAGACGGATCTTAGGGATGCTTCATCGCCAAAGATCCAGGAATGGCTCTATAAACATGCCCGGGAAGGCATGAAACTTCTTCAAAAACACCGTGAATTATTACCCGAAGGCAATTTCTCCCTTATCGAGAAATATACTTTTCTACTGGTTTATGAACTTCCGGCCAGAAAGGTGTTCCAGAAGTTTATCTCAGAAACTCAATTAGAATCCATAGATCATGAAAAAATCGAATATTCATCTGAATAA
- a CDS encoding NADP-dependent oxidoreductase has product MKETKKILLNSRPEGKPDNSNFKFETENIPEPKEGELLLKSVYVSVDPYLRGRMSDAPSYIPPFEVNKPIKSLVVAEVLESRHDNFKKGDHVSGMLDWKEVQVAKGDEMMKVDKEKAPLSAYLGILGMTGLTAYLGLTEIGKPKEGETLLVSGAAGAVGSTVGQIGKILGLRVVGIAGTDEKLDMLKDEFGFDEGINYNTTENMREAIKKTCPDGVDVYFDNVGGDISDAVLFNINKFSRTVVCGAISVYNETSIPQSNSVQPFLIKKSSLMQGFVISDFADKHPQGVKQLATWLQEGKLTYTETVREGFDNIPQAFLDLFEGKNKGKMVVKV; this is encoded by the coding sequence ATGAAAGAGACAAAAAAGATCTTATTGAACAGCCGTCCGGAAGGGAAACCGGACAATTCGAATTTCAAATTTGAAACTGAAAATATACCTGAACCTAAAGAAGGAGAATTACTTCTAAAATCGGTTTATGTATCTGTAGATCCATATTTAAGGGGACGTATGAGCGATGCTCCTTCATATATTCCGCCATTTGAAGTGAACAAACCAATTAAATCACTGGTTGTTGCGGAAGTGCTGGAATCTAGGCATGATAATTTCAAAAAAGGTGATCACGTTTCCGGAATGCTGGACTGGAAAGAAGTGCAGGTAGCCAAAGGAGATGAAATGATGAAGGTAGACAAGGAAAAAGCTCCACTTTCAGCATACCTTGGAATCCTTGGAATGACCGGTCTTACTGCTTACCTCGGCCTTACTGAAATAGGTAAACCTAAAGAAGGTGAAACTCTCCTGGTTTCTGGCGCAGCCGGTGCAGTTGGTAGTACTGTAGGACAGATAGGGAAAATACTAGGACTAAGAGTGGTTGGTATTGCCGGTACCGATGAAAAATTAGATATGCTGAAAGATGAATTCGGTTTTGATGAAGGTATCAACTACAACACCACCGAAAATATGAGGGAAGCGATCAAAAAAACGTGCCCGGATGGAGTTGATGTTTATTTCGACAATGTTGGTGGTGATATTTCAGACGCAGTCCTTTTCAACATCAATAAATTTTCCAGAACTGTGGTTTGCGGAGCAATATCAGTATATAACGAAACATCCATTCCACAGAGCAACAGTGTACAACCATTCCTGATCAAGAAAAGTTCTCTGATGCAGGGATTTGTGATCTCAGATTTCGCAGATAAGCATCCCCAAGGAGTAAAACAACTAGCCACATGGCTGCAGGAAGGAAAACTGACTTATACCGAGACGGTTCGTGAAGGATTCGACAACATTCCGCAGGCATTTCTGGATCTTTTTGAAGGGAAGAACAAAGGTAAAATGGTTGTAAAAGTATAA
- a CDS encoding cupin domain-containing protein, with protein MNRLQEIIGRLQLEPHPEGGYFKETYRSEGEVNSDSLDSSYKSNRNYSTCIYFLLTSDSFSAFHRIKQDEIWHFYDGSPIRLHTISENGEHNSYVIGRDIFKGEVPQLVVKGGAWFAAEVMHENDFSLVGCTVSPGFSFEDFELPSRKELIAKFPEHKTLITKFTK; from the coding sequence ATGAACAGACTTCAGGAAATAATAGGCAGGCTGCAACTTGAACCTCATCCCGAGGGCGGTTATTTTAAAGAAACCTATAGAAGTGAAGGGGAAGTAAATTCTGATAGCCTGGATTCATCTTACAAGTCGAACCGCAACTACAGTACCTGCATATATTTTTTATTGACCTCTGATAGTTTTTCTGCTTTTCACAGGATCAAACAGGATGAGATCTGGCATTTCTACGATGGTTCGCCAATCAGGCTTCATACGATATCAGAAAATGGCGAGCACAATTCATATGTTATTGGAAGGGATATTTTTAAAGGAGAAGTTCCGCAGCTGGTAGTAAAAGGTGGTGCCTGGTTTGCGGCTGAAGTGATGCATGAAAATGATTTTTCCCTTGTGGGTTGCACCGTGTCACCGGGATTCAGTTTTGAAGATTTTGAGCTTCCTTCCAGGAAGGAACTTATCGCAAAGTTTCCTGAACATAAAACCCTGATCACAAAATTCACAAAATAA